A region of the Candidatus Methylomirabilis oxygeniifera genome:
CGCCGCAATCCGAAGCGGACTACTCGCTGATCATCGACGGGCAGGCCGCCGTGACCGACGACTCGCTGCGGATCACGCCAACACGTGCGGTACTCCATCGTTCGACGCGGTCTTCCGCGCCCAATGTATCGGGGGCCTGCGAATCCGATTGTGTGGAGATCGATCTCAGCCTCTCGTCCGACAGGCCGATGATGCGGAGCATATGAATCGGTCGCCACTGAATCTGCCGGCTCACCCGCCGTCCGAACCGACGCCACTGCGCGGCGCGGCTCAACGCTGTCGCTACAGGGAGCTTGACAACTGTCACGTGATGGATTACGTTTGATATGTGATCAAGGGCTTCGCAGACAGACACACACAGGCATTGTTCGAGACCGGCCGGTCCAAGCGATTGCCGTCGGATATACTGCGTCGAGCGCGGAGAAAGCTGGAGTACATCGACTTGGCGACGCGTCTGGATGACCTTCTGGTGCCTCCGGGTAATCGACTCCACCAGCTCGAGGGAGACCGAAAAGGACAGTACGCGATTGCCATCAACGACCAATGGCGTATATGCTTCCGGTTTGTTGCCGGTGACGCTTACGACGTCGAAGTGACGGATTATCACTGAAGTGAGGTGAGCAATGGGCATTGCGAACACAAGGAATAAGGAGGTGCGGCCTATCCACCCGGGCGAGATGCTTCGGGAGGATTTCCTTCCCGACTATAGGCTCACAGTTTCGGGTCTCGCTCACGCGCTTGGCGTTTCACGCCAGACTGTAAATGAATTACTTCGTGAGCGCCGGTCGGTAAGTCCGGAGATGGCGCTCAGACTTTCGCGTCTGTTTGGCAACTCTCCTGAGTTCTGGCTGAACGCGCAGCGTGCGATCGATTTATGGGATGCCGCCGAGGAGATCGGTCTGGAGGTTAAGCGGATCAAGCCCTTGGTCGCCGCATAACACCAGAAAAATACGTCACTGCAGTGCACCCAACGCACCTATTACATGTCCTAGGTCTCCTCCAGATCGATCAAGGCCCGGATCATGTCCGTCTCGGTGATAATGCCGACGACCTTCCCGCCCTTTACCACCGGCAGCGCCCCGATCCGCCGATTGAGGAGCAGACGCGCCGGAAGCTAAACACTCCGGAATCACATTGGGCTTGCAAGGACCATAGTGCTACTATAGTATTACTTTTATGCGGACCGAACTCGTCACAACACTGAAGCGCCAGGCCACAGAGCTTCTCTCCGAGCTGGATCGGAACAAGGAGCCTATCCTCATTACGCAGCACGGCGTACCAAGCGCCTACCTTGTAGACGTTGAAACCTACGAGACCTTGCAGCATCGGATGAGCCTGCTCGAGGGAATCGCGCGTGGGGAGAAAGCTATTGAGGAGGGGCGTACGCTCACTCATGCGCAGGCCAAAAAGCGCATGAATCGATGGCTGAAGTAATTTGGACCGAGCCCGCGCTGAGCGACCTGGATGCCATCGCCGACTACATCGCATTGGACAATCCGGACGCGGCGAAGACGTTAGTCCGGAATGTATTTCGGCACGTGGGTCAGCTTGCTGATCATCCCAAGAGCGGTTCTAAGCCACAGGAGCTCAAGGGGTGGCGCTACCGACAGATCGTCGAACCACCATGCCGGATCTTCTACCGGGAAGAAGGCTCACGCGTCTATGTGCTGCATGTCATGCGAGGCGAACGGTTGCTTCGCCCTTCTGTTCTTGTAACCCGCAGCGAGGTGCCGACCAAGTAACGCCCAACTACTGGTTCCACGCGCCGTTCCTACCCCTCACGTTGACCGCACTTACGAAGCCTCCTCCAGATCGATCAAGGCCCGGATCATGTCCGTCTCGGTGATGATGCCGACGACCTTCTCATCCTTTAATACCGGCAGCGCGCCGATCCGTCGATTGAGCAGCAGGCGCGCCGCCTCGGCGGTAGGAGCCGCGTTATCTGCCCATGCGTCCCCAACGCCGCCCGGGGATCGACTATAGGGCGGCTGAGAAAGGCCGCCGAAGGTGGCAGCGTTTGTCGCGCCAGAATCGTCTTGATCGGTTGGGCTAAATATGGGAGATTACAAACATATTCGTTGTTCAGAAGTGGAGTCGATTTGGGAGATAGGCCGCCGGCCTTTGTCGGTTTCAAATGCGGCTCACTTATAGTTCGGTGACAGAAGGAAACGGCGAAGGAGAATCGACATGCCGATTATCGCTCGGTTCTACGGCATCCTCATCAAGTAAGAACACGGCGTCCCCCATTTCCACGCCATCTATGGGGCATTCAACGGTGTCTTCAACGTCCAGACACTCGAAATGATTGAAGGAGACATGCCCGCCCGTGCCGTAAAGATGGTGAAGGTTTGGGCGAAGAAGTACAATCGGGACCTGATGGATATGTGGAAGACACAGAAATATCGACAGCTTCCCGGGTTGGAGTAAGAGGGCATGAAGAGCTACCCAAAGATTCAAAGCGTTCAGGTGCTTCCTGGCAAGAAACTTCGGGTAACGTTCGTCAATGGTGGTATCCGTCTTTACGATTGCCGTCCACTCCTGAAGGAAGAACCATTCAAAGCATTGCAGGACGATGCGCTGTTTTATCTCGCAAGAGCTGAAGAGCACGGTTACGGGGTCATCTGGAACGACGAAATAGATTTGGCAGAATCAGAAGTCTGGCTTCATGGGCGCACCGAACAAGGCATTGTAGCTGACCTGTCACGCTTGCATCGCCCTACCGTGAAAAGTCGCAAGGCGAGGTCAAGTGCGAAGGCGGGCGCAAGCGCGCCAGACGGCTAAACGCTCCGTTCGGCACGCAATAGAAGGACGTCGCCTACAGGAGTTATGAGGGATCGAGATGATCGAAAAGACGGTCAAGAGATTCGGTGTGGAAAAGGATTCATCCATTAAGGAAGACCTGGCTTATTGGCTCAGCAAGACACCCCGAGAGCGCGTCGCCGCCATTGAATTCCTGAGAGGGCAATACCATGGAAGTTCAGCAAGACTTCAGAGATCTGCTCGAGTTACTCAACAAGAACGACGTTGAGTACATCATCGTGGGAGCCTACGCGCTGGGATTTCATGGCGCCCCCCGCTACACGGGCGACCTTGACGTCTTCGCGAAGCCCGAGCCTATCAATGCCAAAAACATCATGCGAGCCCTCCATGCATTTGGGTTTGGATCTGTCGGCCTGACAGAGGCGGATTTTGAACAAGAGGGCAGAGTCGTGCAGCTCGGATTTCCGCCGGTCAGGGTCGATATCATTACCTCGATCACCGGGGTATCATGGGAACAGGCCCGCTCGGGTAGGGTCCAAGGTCAATTTGGAGACTTGCCGGTACACTATATCGGCCGGGAGGACCTCATAGCGAATAAGAGAGCGTTGGGCCGCAAGAAGGATCTTGCCGATCTGGAAGCTATCGGGGAAGACTGACCACTTGAAGGTGGGCGTGCCAAACATCGGGCTGGACACGGATGCGCAGAACGGCGTCCACGCACTTATCAGCTCGGTTGTTCGAGGCCAGTCGGTCCACGCAATTACTGGCAGATAGACTGCTCGCCCCAACCTGGCCAAGGACGCGGCAACCCAAATCATGCATGGCGTGTCACTGTCCATAGCAGGTGAGCTCGATTGGGATGCCGCAGCCTTCGCCGCGCCAATCGTCGTGAGGTGAAACACTATGTCGAGAATGTCTAAGCGGCCCAGTGTCCGCATGCCTACTGCGGAAGAGGACACAATCATTACTGCGGCAGCCAAACGCGACCCCGACGCACAACCCCTTACGTCAAAGCAGTTGCAGGCCATGGTGCCGCTGAAAGCCCTGCGTGGTCGGCCGAAATCTGCGCACAAGAAGCTGCTCGTGTCCGTGCGCTACAGCCCCGAGGTTGTCGCCTACTTCAAATCCACCGGAGAAGGGTGGCAGTCGCTCATGGACAGCGTACTTCGGAAATACGTGGCACGCCATTCGCGTCACGCGTAAGCAATGGGCTGAACCTAACGGTTGATCGGACAGCCGCAAGCGCAGGTTGCGATTCTGTCCGGCACGACGGGTCACTTGAGAGATACAGTACTGAACAGGAGGGTGTGGTCATGAGTATTGCAGTCGAATTGCCGAGCTTGGCACACGTCATCACGCGTTACCGCTTCGCGTACCTGATGACGACCAGCGCCACGGGCGCGCCGCATGCGGTTGCGGTAGCCGCGGTGCTGCAAGGCGGAGACCTGGTCGTGAACGGGATCGGTCGCCGCAGCCGCGAGAACGCGCTGGCGCGGCCGGCCGTCGGCCTGGTCTGGCCGCCGCAATCCGAAGCGGACTACTCGCTGATCATTGACGGGCAGGCCGCCGTGACCGGCGAATCGCTTCGGATCACGCCGACGCGCGCGGTACTCCATCGTTCGGCGCGGTCTTCCGAGCCCGTTGTGTCGGGGGCCTGCGAATCCGATTGCGTGGAGATCGATCTGAGCATCTCGTCCGACAGGCCGATGGCGCGGGGAATATGAATCGGTAGCCACTACACGTGCCGGCTCACCCGTCGTCCGAACCGACGCCACTGCGCGGCGCGGCGCAACTTTGTCGTTTGAGGCTGGTCAGTCTAAACAATTACTGCCAGATATAACGCTCGCCCCAATGACCTTTACGAAGCCTCCTCCAGATCGATCAGGGCCCGGATAATATCGGTTTCCGTGATGATGCCGACCAGCTTCGACTCCTTAACAACCGGGAGCGCCCCGATCCTCCTGTTCAGGAGCAGCCGGGCAGCATCCGCGATAGGCGTTTCCGGCGTAACCGTGACCACCTTCTTGGTCATGATCTCCTTTACCTTCAATTTTTCAAGCAGGTAGTGCACCTCGTAGATGGACAGGCTTGTAGCAGGAGAGGGGCGCGCAAGTCGAAAGTCCCGATCGGTGACAATCCCCAGTAGCTTGCTGTTATCGGTCACCAGTAGATGTCGAATCCCCTTTTTCTTCATCATGTACAGCGACGCATTGG
Encoded here:
- a CDS encoding protein of unknown function (Evidence 5 : No homology to any previously reported sequences); protein product: MNRSPLNLPAHPPSEPTPLRGAAQRCRYRELDNCHVMDYV
- the higB gene encoding Toxin higB-1, whose protein sequence is MIKGFADRHTQALFETGRSKRLPSDILRRARRKLEYIDLATRLDDLLVPPGNRLHQLEGDRKGQYAIAINDQWRICFRFVAGDAYDVEVTDYH
- the higA gene encoding Antitoxin higA-1, which codes for MGIANTRNKEVRPIHPGEMLREDFLPDYRLTVSGLAHALGVSRQTVNELLRERRSVSPEMALRLSRLFGNSPEFWLNAQRAIDLWDAAEEIGLEVKRIKPLVAA
- a CDS encoding putative enzyme (Evidence 3 : Function proposed based on presence of conserved amino acid motif, structural feature or limited homology; Product type pe : putative enzyme), with translation MVKGGKVVGIITETDMIRALIDLEET
- a CDS encoding conserved protein of unknown function (Evidence 4 : Homologs of previously reported genes of unknown function) yields the protein MRTELVTTLKRQATELLSELDRNKEPILITQHGVPSAYLVDVETYETLQHRMSLLEGIARGEKAIEEGRTLTHAQAKKRMNRWLK
- a CDS encoding conserved protein of unknown function (Evidence 4 : Homologs of previously reported genes of unknown function), whose product is MAEVIWTEPALSDLDAIADYIALDNPDAAKTLVRNVFRHVGQLADHPKSGSKPQELKGWRYRQIVEPPCRIFYREEGSRVYVLHVMRGERLLRPSVLVTRSEVPTK
- a CDS encoding conserved protein of unknown function (Evidence 4 : Homologs of previously reported genes of unknown function), producing MIEGDMPARAVKMVKVWAKKYNRDLMDMWKTQKYRQLPGLE
- a CDS encoding conserved protein of unknown function (Evidence 4 : Homologs of previously reported genes of unknown function) — translated: MKSYPKIQSVQVLPGKKLRVTFVNGGIRLYDCRPLLKEEPFKALQDDALFYLARAEEHGYGVIWNDEIDLAESEVWLHGRTEQGIVADLSRLHRPTVKSRKARSSAKAGASAPDG
- a CDS encoding protein of unknown function (Evidence 5 : No homology to any previously reported sequences); amino-acid sequence: MIEKTVKRFGVEKDSSIKEDLAYWLSKTPRERVAAIEFLRGQYHGSSARLQRSARVTQQERR
- a CDS encoding conserved protein of unknown function (Evidence 4 : Homologs of previously reported genes of unknown function); amino-acid sequence: MEVQQDFRDLLELLNKNDVEYIIVGAYALGFHGAPRYTGDLDVFAKPEPINAKNIMRALHAFGFGSVGLTEADFEQEGRVVQLGFPPVRVDIITSITGVSWEQARSGRVQGQFGDLPVHYIGREDLIANKRALGRKKDLADLEAIGED
- a CDS encoding conserved protein of unknown function (Evidence 4 : Homologs of previously reported genes of unknown function), yielding MPTAEEDTIITAAAKRDPDAQPLTSKQLQAMVPLKALRGRPKSAHKKLLVSVRYSPEVVAYFKSTGEGWQSLMDSVLRKYVARHSRHA
- a CDS encoding conserved protein of unknown function (Evidence 4 : Homologs of previously reported genes of unknown function), translated to MSIAVELPSLAHVITRYRFAYLMTTSATGAPHAVAVAAVLQGGDLVVNGIGRRSRENALARPAVGLVWPPQSEADYSLIIDGQAAVTGESLRITPTRAVLHRSARSSEPVVSGACESDCVEIDLSISSDRPMARGI
- a CDS encoding conserved protein of unknown function (Evidence 4 : Homologs of previously reported genes of unknown function), whose product is MLVKRYMQTKLVTVGPDERANASLYMMKKKGIRHLLVTDNSKLLGIVTDRDFRLARPSPATSLSIYEVHYLLEKLKVKEIMTKKVVTVTPETPIADAARLLLNRRIGALPVVKESKLVGIITETDIIRALIDLEEAS